From a region of the Poecile atricapillus isolate bPoeAtr1 chromosome 4, bPoeAtr1.hap1, whole genome shotgun sequence genome:
- the LOC131579368 gene encoding UDP-glucuronosyltransferase 2C1-like isoform X2, which yields MLGSKFLWLLCAYACCCSTGFCGRVVVWPTDASHWINMKVILQELILRGHEVTVLVASSNLLINYQDTSSPFTFEVLQVPFSQETLDASMEDFLNFWMNEASNLFPWEIMWTMKEQLEVFTNMSKQTCDTLVMNSHLIAKLQQAKFDVLIADPLSVGGELVAEILEIPFVYSFRFSDGNVVERLCGGLPSPPSYVPASTMGLTHQMSFMERLQNFLFYIFTDLFFMKFWQAEWDRYYSNVLGRPTTLCETMGKAEIWLIRTYWDFEFPRPFLPNFEFVGGLHCQPAKPLPKEMEEFVQSSGEHGVIVFTLGSMVHNLSDERSNVIAKAFSQLPQKVLWRYKGKKPETLGSNTRIYGWIPQNDLLGHPLTKAFITHGGTNGLYEAIYHGIPMVGIPMFADQHDNIAHMVAKGAAVQVDFNTMKTQDLVDALNTVIYNSTYKENALKLSKIQHDQPVKPLDRAVFWIEFVMRHKGAKHLRPAAHHLTWYQYHSLDVLAFLFTCTATIVLILFKCCLCCCRRCGRIAKRKKE from the exons ATGTTGGGGTCAAAGTTCctctggctgctctgtgcctatgcatgctgctgcagcactggtTTTTGTGGGAGGGTGGTGGTCTGGCCCACTGATGCCAGTCACTGGATCAATATGAAAGTGATTCTGCAAGAGCTCATTCTCCGGGGTCATGAAGTGACTGTGCTGGTGGCCTCAAGCAATCTGCTCATCAACTACCAGGATACCTCCTCTCCTTTCACTTTTGAAGTCCTGCAAGTCCCCTTCAGCCAGGAGACCCTGGATGCATCCATGGAAGACTTCCTCAATTTCTGGATGAATGAAGCCTCTAATCTCTTCCCCTGGGAGATCATGTGGACGATGAAAGAGCAACTGGAGGTCTTTACCAATATGTCGAAGCAGACCTGTGACACCTTGGTGATGAACTCTCACCTGATAGCAAAGCTGCAGCAGGCCAAGTTTGATGTTCTGATCGCTGACCCCCTGTCTGTAGGCGGGGAGCTTGTAGCAGAAATCCTGGAGATCCCTTTTGTCTACAGCTTCCGCTTCTCTGATGGGAATGTGGTAGAGCGGCTGTGCGGTGGGCTCCCGTCCCCACCCTCCTACGTGCCTGCTAGCACAATGGGGCTGACTCACCAGATGTCCTTTATGGAAAGACTACAGAATTTCCTCTTTTACATtttcactgatttatttttcatgaagTTTTGGCAAGCTGAATGGGATAGGTACTACAGTAACGTCTTAG GAAGGCCCACAACCCTGTGTGAGACGATGGGGAAAGCAGAGATTTGGTTAATAAGAACATACTGGGATTTTGAATTTCCACGCCCTTTCCTGCCCAACTTTGAGTTCGTTGGAGGACTTCATTGCCAGCCTGCAAAACCATTACCAAAG GAAATGGAAGAATTTGTTCAGAGCTCAGGGGAACATGGTGTCATTGTATTCACTCTTGGGTCAATGGTCCACAACCTAAGTGATGAAAGAAGTAATGTGATTGCCAAAGCCTTCAGCCAGCTTCCACAAAAG GTCCTCTGGCGgtacaaagggaaaaaaccagAAACTCTGGGCTCCAACACCAGGATTTATGGCTGGATACCACAAAATGACCTGCTTG gCCATCCCTTGACTAAGGCCTTTATCACACATGGTGGGACCAATGGGCTCTATGAAGCCATCTACCACGGGATCCCAATGGTTGGGATTCCCATGTTTGCTGACCAGCACGACAACATTGCTCACATGGTAGCAAAAGGAGCTGCAGTTCAGGTGGATTTCAACACAATGAAGACCCAGGACCTGGTTGATGCACTGAACACAGTCATTTACAATTCCAC ctatAAGGAAAATGCTCTGAAGTTATCCAAGATACAGCACGACCAGCCTGTTAAGCCTCTGGACAGAGCCGTCTTCTGGATTGAATTTGTCATGCGTCACAAAGGAGCAAAGCACTTGAGACCAGCTGCTCACCATCTCACTTGGTACCAGTACCACAGCCTGGATGTTCTGGCATTCTTGTTCACCTGTACAGCCACTATTGTCCTCATTCTTTTCAAGTGCTGCCTATGTTGCTGCAGAAGATGTGGCAGGATTgcaaagaggaagaaggaataG